The Candidatus Mancarchaeum acidiphilum sequence AGTGGACGATGTAGTTGCGGAGAAGGGCCAGGACAGTGAATTGACGGAATGGCTTGATGAATCAATGTATGCGGAAGGAGAAGAGGACTGAATGCATTGAAGGCAGAGGCCTGCTCTGCCTGCCAGCAGCATCTTGTTTTGCCCCATTGATCATCGCTAGTTTTCCAACAAAACAATAGAAATATATAAAAGAGATGCCGTATAGAATATTATTTAGCCAGGCTTTTTATGAACTTGACAAGGTGATTAAAGATGGAAGATACGGATACACAGAATGTTAATAATGTTGAGGAAAATAAGGTTAACACGGTTAATGATGCTAATGCTCCAAGCAATGCCGCTGACAGCCAAAATGCCCAAGCGGCAAATCAAAGTGCTGCAGCCAAGCCAAAAAAGAAAAATAAAGGATTGATTGTAGGCTCAATCGTTGTTGTCATAATAATAATAGCTGTTGTGGCGGCCTATCTGCTTACATCAAGCTCTGCGAGCACTGTCAAATCTGGTGACTTGGTAGAGGTCTACTTCAAGGGCAGCTTTACAAACGGCACTGTATTCCAGGAAGGTAATTTCAATTTCACAGCAGGCTCAAACCAAGTGATATCAGGGTTCAGCAATGCTGTAATAGGGATGAAGCTTCATCAAATCAAAAACATAACCTTGACGCCACAGGAAGCATATGGCGAGGTCAACCAGAGCGAGATCGTATCCGTGCCTCTTACGGACTTTGCAAACCAGTCAATCAAGAACGGCACAGTGGTTACATCAAGCACAGGCCTTTCCGGAACGGTGATAGCAGTAAATGCGACAGATGCGACTGTTAACTTCAATCCGCCACTGGCTGGAGATACCTTGAACTTTGAGATTGAAGTTCTGAAGATTTCCAAGTGAAGGAATTTCCTTCATATGGATATCTCTTCTCCTGGCACCCTCCTGAACAATTCTACATCGCCAACATGCTTTGACCTCGTGAGGAATCTCGTCAGCCTTTCTACTCCGAATCCTGCTCCCGCCGATGGATAAAGACCTTTTTCGGCTTCTGACAGGTATGCTTTGTAAACATCCATGTTTAGCCTATCTGACCCCATCTTCCTTGTTATTACAGGATATTCATGCTCGCGTTCTCCTCCTGACAATGCCTCTCCAAACCCTAATGGATATATAAGGTCGTAGTTAAGGTAATGCCCTGGCCTGCCCGTGTCCTCCTTTTCGTAGAACTCCCTTTTGTGGTCTGTTACCCAGAAGGGCTGTGTTGATGACCTTGACATCTTCGCCTCCCAGTCCTCGCCGTACTTCTCTGCCAATTCCCCTGTTGAATAGATTTTGAATGGGGGCTTGAAATCAAACACCTCCAAACCCAACTCCTTGAATGCCGACTTGGCCTTTTCATCGGACTTAAGCATCTTGCTCAGGTATACCAGATACCCCTCCATAAGAGCCATCACGTCCTTTGACTTTGCGTCCCTGATCTCAAAATCAAGCTGCGTAAACTCGAACAGGTGCCTTCCGCTGGATTTCCTTTCAGGCTTTTCCAGCCTTATGTTTGGGGAGAGTATGAATATCTTGTCAAGCTTCTTTATTGCTATCTGCTTGTGAAGGATCATTGAGTTCATCGTGTAAAGCCTCTGCCCTCCGTATTCTATCTCGGGGGTCTTCAATATTGACGAGTTTGGATCAGGTCCAAGAGGGTCAGTGCTTTTTCCCAATATCACTGGCAGCAGCTGCACGAAGCCGTTGTCATTGAAGTAGTCTATGGTATGCTTTATCACTTCGCTTGTGACAACCAGTTTTTCCACTATCTTGCTTTCTTCCATATCTATTCACCTAAAGATATGGTTGTCCCAGCGGTATAAATATTTATGCAATAAAATCTTATAAAATATACAATTTTATAAGAAACCTATTTATATAGTATTGTATAAAATACAATAATGGACGGCATTGACGATAGTATAATAAGCCTGATTGATTCAGGGACTATAAATTACTCGACAATCGCAAAGAAGCTTGGAATGCCCCTTTCCACGGTGCACTTCAGGGTAAGAAAGCTTGAAAAAGAGAAAATAATAGAAGGTTACAAAGGTGAGGTTAACTGGAAAAATGCTGGAATGTCCGTGCTTGCCTTTATATTCGTGAATGTTGACGTTGACCTTTTAAAGAAGCTGCACAAGACCCAGCAGCAGCTTCTCAATGAGCTTACGGGCATAAGCTATGTCAAGGAGGGATATATAGTGACAGGAGAGGCTGATATATTCCTGAAAGTGATAGCCAAGGACACGGAAGAGCTTGGAAAAGTTCTGCTAAATTCAATAGACGCAAAAGAAGGAGTAGTCAAGACAAAGACAATGGTCGTGCTATAGATGCCGGCAATCTCTATTTAGGTTTTAAGCATTGCTTTACCTGCATGAAAGTTCTTTGCCAGAATTTTTGCCTGCAATCTCTATTATCTTTACCGCCTCATTATAATTGTACTCCTCGTCCCCTTCACTGCTGACGGGGGTTTCCATAACGAAGCAGCCCTTTTGGAACAATGGGTTTTCGAACAGGTTTACAAACCCCTTCTCCCCGATCTTGCCTTTCCCCAAGTGCCAGTGCCTATCCAATCCGCTTCCGAGATCGTATTTGGCATCGTTGAGGTGCACCAGCTTAAGCCGTCTCTTGCCAAAATCCCCTATCTCATCGGCAAGCCTGCTTACCCCTTTTTCGGAACGAAGGTCATATCCAGCCGCAAACGCGTGGCAGGTGTCAAGGCAAAGGCCTATGTTCCTGTCATTTACGTTGTCTGATATATCCGCTATCTCCGGCATGCTGCTGCCCATTCCGTTCCTGTATCCTGCAGTGTTCTCAAAAAGGATCATTGCGTTATGTTTCTCAAGCCCCTCATTCAAAGAATCGGATATCCTTTTCCTGCCTTCCTTGAATCCGCTGCCCATATGCGACCCAAGGTGCACGACAAGGTAGCGTACGCCTAGAACATCACATCTTTCGAGGTTATCGTTAAGCATCCCAATGCTTTTTGAGCGCTGCTCTCTTGATTTGGAGGCAAGGTTGAAAAGATATGGGAGATGGGCAAATGCCATGAGGTCGAATTTCTTCGTATACTCCTTGAAAAGTGATATGTCCTCATCTTTTATGGGCGAGTGCTTCCACGTCCTCGGGCTGCTTGGAAAGAACTGGAAATCCCCGTATCCCATCTTCCCCGCACTTAAAGGTGCATTTGAAACCGATCCCGCAACTGACATATGGAATCCGAGCCTTATGTCTACATCTTTCCCTTTGCCGCTCTTTTTTCTTGATAAATTAGAATATTTTGATTGCTTGACCTGATTTATCCCTGCCATAGTCGCACAATTAGGCTTTCATTAATAAAAACTTTTCAACACCTGCTGTTTATTGAAAGTAATCGAAGCTGGAAGGTTCCCAAAAGGCCTGACCAATTGGTTGGATAAGCTTAAAAACCCTGCCTATTTTTAGTGTAACTACTATTATTATGGCAATTAAGGTTCTGTTTAAAATACTTTCTTGCTAAATCATTACTTGACTTTTATTTTTAACAAATTACTGGGAGGGTGTTTCATTGAATTACAAGAAAAGAGGCTTTAGCCTTTATGAGATTGAGGAATATTTGAAGGGCGCAGGAGCTGAAAAAATAAATGAGGATGCTGTTTTTACCTTTGAGAAAGAGATTGAAAAGATGACCGATGAACTGATGGGCTTCGCAAGCATGTTTGCAAACTATGCAGGCCGGAAAAGCCTTATAAAGGGATCTGACATCGCATTTGCTATAGGAAACATAAACTCCAAAAGCATAATATACCTGCCGGAAACAAGCCATAAGATAAGAAAGGTCCACAAAAGGAAATTGGCAAAGCACAGGATAAGCAAAGTCAAGATTCAAATCAAATAACTTTTAATGTTGCCAATTTTATCGCTAATCCTAGGACTATGAACAACGCCTCAACAACCCACATGTAAAGGGATACCTCCCATTCCCTGCATTTCTTTAAGTTCATTATTATATGCGTCCAGCTGTAGATCTTCCTTCCGTAAGGCGCCTTCATCGTCCCGTCCTTCTGCATTATGCCTAGATCTGTAACCTTGAATTTCCTGCGGAGGTGCAGGAAGAACTCTATTATCCATGGCATGAATATGATTATTCCAAAACCCTCCATCCCTCCTACTATCATGTCACTTACAAGAGCGGCGCCCACAAGATAAGTAAAGCTGTCTCCAGGTATTATCTTTGCAGGATATACGTTGAATATGAACATCGCCACCAATGATGCGAACAGCACCGAAGAGATAAGCAATCCTGTGTAGTTTCCGAATAGCAGAGAGTAAAGGAGAAGCCCAAACGCGGCTATCATGCCCGTGCCTGTCGCTATTCCGTCAAACCCTCCGAGCAGGTTGAACGCGTTTGCGGCGAATATTATGGCAAGAGGTATTATCACAATAGGGTAAAACAATCCAAAGTTGATTACTCCTATCAATGGTATTGCAACGGTCTTGACTCCTGCATTTATGGCCACCAAAGGTATGGCCCCTATAAGGGTGAGCACTGGCTTCTGCCACTGCTTCAGCCCTTGCCTTGTATCCATCATGTCCGTTGACTTTACCGCTTTCCTCTTTACGTTTATGTCATCAAGGAATCCGACCGTTGATATAAGTATTATAGAAAGCATCACTGAGAAAAGTACTGCAAGGCTTGCAACCGGCTGGTAGAAGGGGCTTGTAGGCGATGGAAAATTAGACCCGAATATGTAAGTGAACAGGCCAACGCTGAATCCCAATGCAACAGCGATGCCGCCGCTTCCCGCAAGTGTTGGATTTCCCTTTTTATTGTGGTCAGTTGCAGTAACCCCTGATTCCTTCATATATGACATAAGGAACAAGGTCATTACCACTGTTATTATGAACGCGGCTATCGAAGGTATTATTATCGTCAGGTAAGTATGGAACATTTATGCACCTAATTAAATCAATTAATTTACAATAAATTGTGAAATAACTAATAAATAGTATTCCAATATTAATATAATCCGTAAAATCTTCATGTTTTGCCCTTGTAGTATAACTTGGATAGAACGCGGGCTTGCGGAGCCTGTGATCCGGGTTCAAATCCCGGCAAGGGCGTTTAACCCATAGTAAAGAAACCTTTATAAAAGGGTTTACAAATTAGAACCAAAATATGTTGCCCTAAAAAAGGATCTGCTGCTTTACGAATTTATATAGGACTTTAGAGGAGGCTACAACAAACGCTATCCTTAAGCTATGCCAGGTCAAAAGTTATAAATACCTTTTAGTTATATTATATTATAACTAAGTGGTGTTTATGGATTTGCCAATCCTGAATATATTGAAAAGGAGAAGCGAGTTAGAAACGGCACGACTCGAAGACGAGGTAATGAGCTTATTGACAGGCATTACCGACAAAATGGCCTTACATGGGGGTACTGCAGTATGGAGATGCTACAATGGCAAGAGGTTCTCTACAGACATTGATGTATATATATGGGCAGAAGATTTTAAGGACAAATTCATCCATGCTGCCTCAGGAATAGGCATAGATGTAACTAAATTCAGAGAAAAAGGGGTCACATTCATAAATGTAAGAAAGGATAATTCAGAAATAAAAATAGAACCAAGAAATGTAGAAAAATCTGCTTTATTGATGCCATACGAACGCGTGGATGGCTCAAAGATAAACATATTGGTATTATCTCCTGAGGATTTGATTCTTGAGAAAATAGACGCGTACAATGATAGACGTGCATATAAAGATCTCTATGATATAACAGTACTACTAAATAGTGTAAAGCAGCGAAACGAGATTGATAGGGCATTGCAAGAATTTATAAAAAATATTCAAACTCCGAATGAAAATGTACAGAGTTACTCGGAATTCAAAGCGGTAATTTATGCTGGCGTAGTGCCGACATATCAAAAAATGGTAGAGTTCATAAAAAGGTGGCTTATGTGAGATACGTAAAACCATTTTTAGAGTATTTCAAGAGCTTTCCTACATTTACCGTAAATGATGTTAAGCTGTTCTTGCACAAAAACGGCGCCGGAGGCAATTACTACAAGATCTTTATGCACAATATGGTAAAAAGCGGGAATGTATTCTCTGTTAGTAGAGGGCGCTATACCCTTCATGATGACCCAGTCATAGCTGGATTCGCTTTCTCGCCATTCTATTATGGTATGGAAATGGCACTTACTTATTATAAGCTATGGGATTACATGACTCCGATTAGTATAGTGACCACTAAGAGGATAAGAAATGGGCAAATAGAGATTCTTGGAAGAAATGCAAGTTTAAGAAGAATACAAAAAGACAAATTTTTCGGATATTCTATGGTTTATTACAAGGATAATCTTTACATACCTATGGCGGATATTGAAAAGACTTTTATAGACTCGGTGTACTTTCATTCGCGTTTCAATAAAGAAGTTTATGCCGCAATGGCAAGAAAAATTGACAAAAAGAAATTAACACGTTACCTTAAACTTTATAATAATAGTATTGAAAAGCAGGTGGAAGGTCTGCTGAAAGCAACATGATAATAATCTTATTTTGTATCATTTTAGAAAATTAAGGAAATAGAAAGTATGCATTTTGTTTGGTCTAAGAAACAAAATGCATACATACCTGTTTATTTGGAATTCATAGGCATTCTCAAATGCCATTGCCAAAAGGACTAAAAATAAGCGACGTGAGCTCTTATGCCATCTTCCCACATCTAAAGGTTGTGGGCTTCCCAAGCAATCTGAGGAAGCCAAAGTGAAACGCAATGGACGCCATTACGCTCCGATGGAAAAGGAGCTTTATATTTATGCAGTGACTTATATCCCGCCGCTGAAGCGTGTGGGTTTTACACCACTTTTGATAAAAGGTATTTATACAAGCGTGCAAAAACTTTCTTTGTGATTGGAGGCAGTGTTGTGAAAAAAGACAAAGAACTTAATGATATTTTATCATTCTTTATTGGTTTGATGATTCAATGCGGATTATAAATCCTAAAAGGCTTATGGAAGGAGATACCGTAGCTATAGTTTCGCCTTCTTCTGGAACTGCTGTGGAGTTCCCTCATATATATGAGAACGGGCTTGATAATATAAGAAAATACCTCAAATTGAATGTGAAGGAGTACGGCACTGCTAGAAAGAGCAGCGAGTATCTTTACAAGCATCCACACGAGCGCGCGGAAGATATAAACAACGCTTTCGATGACAAAGAGGTAAACGCGATATTCACAAGCATAGGCGGAGACGACTCCATAAGGATACTGGATTACCTTGATATGAAGGTTATAAGGAAGAACCCTAAGATATTCATGGGGTTTTCCGATTCAACCACATTGTCGGATTACATATATTACAAAACAGGGCTTGTCACGTATTATGGTCCTTCGGTTATGGCAGGGTTCTCGCAGATGGACAAATTCCCAAAATCCTTTTTGGATATGTTTGGAAACATAATGTTCGAACCTATTGAAAATTACGAGTACCATAGCTTTCCTTTCCGGTCTGATGGCTATCCGGAATGGTCCAAAAAAGAGAATGTTGGAAAGATAAACAATAGGCATAGGAATGATGGCTGGCATTGGCTGCAGGGCAAAGGCTCCGCAAAAGGAGTTCTGTTTGGGGGATGCGCCGATGTTCTTGAGTTCATGAAAGGCACGCATTTCTGGCCAAAGGGGGATTTCTGGAATGACAAGATACTTTTCCTTGAGACATCGGAAGACAAGCCTTCCGCGGATACTGTCAAGAATTGGATTAGAAATTATGGAAGCCAAGGCATAATTGACAGGATAGCCGCATTGCTAATTGCCATTCCTTTTGGATATTCTACGAAAGAGAAAGAGGAGTTGGAAAGCGATGTGCATTCGGTACTGGACGTGGAGTTTGGCAGGGGCGACATGCCTCTTGTAACCAATATGGATTTTGGGCATACCGATCCCAAATTCCTGCTTCCAATAGGCACAATGGCAGAGGTAGATCCATCAAGAAAAAGGTTCAGGCTCCTGGAAAAGTCCGTATTATAACTTGCAGTTGGTAGATGCTTGCGATGCAGACCTCTTTTAGCGCCCGAAAGAGATTTTCAGGCCCTTCAGACATTATAGCATCGGCTTACTCCCTTAGCATCTTTCTTTCTCTCTCCTTCCTTTCGATTGCAAGGTTCAATATGTCCTTTATCATCTTTTCTCCGCTTACCGTGCCCGCTATGTAATACAGCACCGGGAATTTATCCCCTGTTCCCTCATGCACAAGCACAAAACGTGGATAGTAGGCGTCTGCCGCGAGCTTCTCCAGTTCTATTGAAACATCCGATCCATTGCCAGGAAGGTACAGTTCGGCGCCTATCCCTCCGCTTAAACTTCCTCCGGTTATGAAGTTTACAACGGATTTTATTTTATCCTTCCTGTCATTTATAGGCTTTTCATTTCTTGCTTTCAATTCTTTATAGAATTCGGTTGCAAGCGCTTTGAGGAAATCCTCTATCTTTCCCCTGCCCTCAAATCTGTCTATCACAGCATCCAGAACCGGAGAGTTTAATGACCTATTTTCATGTATGCTTATGAACATTGGATTTGTCTTTGCCGCAAGGTCAACCAGGTTTCCGTATGCCTCAAACCTTGGCACGGTGAGCTCCATCTTAAATCCATGCGTATGCATCCTGAAAAGGCGGTTTATGATCAGCCCGTATTTCTCGGAATCGGAAAGCTCGGCGTATCTCTTGCCAAAAGCAATCTTTGATAAGATATCCCTGTTGATGTCCTTCGCCTCCTCAATTATTCCCTTTGCAGCATTGCCATAGAATATTTGGTTATTTTCAAGCGTAAGCTGCGCCTCGTTTAAGCGGTCCTCTTTTAGGATGACGATAGGGGCATTTTCAATAGATGAGACCAATGCCTCCAAGCTCCTGTTCAAGCTTACGCCTTTGCTGCTTGGAAGCTCCAATTTAGATATTGGGCGGTTGACCGGATCCATTAGGCGCATTCCTAAAAGCTTTTTTACGGATTTTTTGGAGGGGCCTTCTGTTATATTCATTGAGCCATCATGCTTGTACTTGCCAATTTCGTTTTTATCCAGACTGTCCTTTTCCTCCATGAAGAACTTTGAGAACTTTGAGTCGAATTCCTCTCCGGTCATGCTGCTTAATCTCTCCGCACCAAAATTTTTATCCTTGGTCTTATCCATATCCACACCCAATAACATTAATACTAATCATTGCTGTAATAGAAATTTAAGGCTTTGCAGGCTGTTTTTAGTTATTGCGATTCCTATGGTCGTTACCATTCATTTGGACTTGGACCGGCATCTGACCTCCTGCCGGGCTTCTGCAGTCTTGGAAGGCCAAACTCGCTGACACGGTTGTGGGCAGGCAGCATGGTACAAAGTCTTTTGGCAACGCTTTCGGATTCGTCTTTGCCCATTCCTGCAATTTCAATGCCGATGCTGTTCTGGAGAATGTACCTTTCATACCTCAACCCCAAAGCAAATTCTATGCTTCTGGAATCAACAAGCGTAAAGTAAACCCCTTCCTTGCCATTCCATATATCTATTTTATTCCCATTTTTGCCAGCACCAATTACGTATATCCATGCGGCTGGAAGCTTTTTCAATATATTGATTATACCTTCTTTCTCTTCGTCGCTCCAGTTGCCTTCACGGAGCAGCACAAAGTCTATGTTGTCATCTTTTATTGGGAAACCGTTTGCGGCAAAATAAGAGCCTCTTCCAAGAATTCCGTTAATAAGCCCGGAATCATGGAGCTCCTGGAGCTCTTTTTCGAATTGCGGCAGGTACTCCCATATTTTCCGCTTTTCCTCCAGCGCCGTACTTTCTTCGTGCTTTAGGCGTTGGATTACCCTGACTTCCATTTCTTTCGGCCCTATGACAACCATATCAGATTTTGCGCAATCATACACCCATTCCTCATAAGGCCTTGGAGGGGAAGCCGCAATAAACTGGTTCCCTGTTTCAATGGTTACGTCTTTGTCGGAATTATTAAATATATCTGGAACAATCTTGCGCGTCTTATTTCTCATGATCTCTGCTATCTGGAGGTATGCGCCCCTGTCTGCACCTTTTTCACCGTACATATAGCCCATCTCTGCTTCGGTGGGCACGGGCAGCAAATCGTCAAGCAGCCATTCAATGCCATAAAATACACGAATCCCTTCCGATCCATCCATTCCGAAACCCCTATTTCATTATGGAGTTCATTATTTATAATGCAAGGTTATTCGCTTGCTGACTACCTGTCATATTCCAGTTTCGCAAGCAGCCTTATATAGCTGTCATATCTTTCCCTTGATATAAATCCCTCTTCAACTGCCTTTTTGACCGCGCATCCAGGCTCATGGGAATGCGTGCAGTCGCTGAATTTGCAGTTTGGTGCAAACTCCGCAAACTCTGGATAGTAAAGGCGGAGGGATTCTGGATCGAGCTCCCACAAGCCAAGTGAACGTATCCCAGGAGTGTCGATCAGCATTGTCGATTCATCAAGAAGGTGCAGCGATGAAGAGGATGTTGTATGCCTTCCCTTTCCGGATTTTTCACTCACTTCATCGGTGAAAAGTACCTCTTTATGAAGGATGCTGTTTATCAGCGATGATTTGCCAACGCCGCTGCTCCCTATCATGACGCACCTCTTCCCTTTCAGGTATGGAAGAAGATCGCTTATGCCATCCATTGTCTTATTGGAAACCTTCACTATTGGCAAATCCGCACTTTTGTACATTGAAAGATCCGGCGGCTTTGCTAGATCCGTCTTCGTTATGCACAGTATTGGAGCCACATTGCCATACTGGCTTATTACAAGGTACCTGTCAACCATGTTAGGATTGAAAGCCGGCTGGATCGCCGATGCGACTATAACCGCAACATCTATGTTTGCCACTATAACATGCTCCTCTGCGCCTGCCTGGGATTTCTTTGACGAGTCCGTTCTTAGCCTTGCAAGCTTTGAATGCCTTTCGGTCCTGCCTTTTATTATTGGGTTTGATTCGTTTAGTTCAAAAATTACGTTATCCCCTACCACAAGCTGGCTGACAATCCCCTTTTGGGAGTCATCTTCCGCTATGCCCTCTATAAATTTATTATTATACAGTATCCTGTAATTTGTGGGGCTCATCTCTGCCACTATGCCTATTTTCCCAAGCTTCTGTGCATCACCTGGACTGTAGACATTAATCTCATTTAGGTCACCTTGGCGCTTCTCATGGTGATCGCTCCTTGACCTGTTGCTGCCTTTGCCCTTGCTCTTGCGACTCTCGGCATAATCATATTCGTCCATCATACTATAACTACATCAGCACGCATATTTAAGGATTCCAATTTATTTCTCTGCTAATTCCCTGCCCATTTACAATTTGGCATGACGAACCTTTTGAATAGGTCTATCCCTGAAATGGTCATGCACCTATATAAAAAAGTATTTAAATTTTCCTTGCATATATTATTGATGTATATGGATTCTAAAAAAGAGCGGAAAGATCCAGATGAAAAAGAAGCTATTCCTGAAAATCTCTTTGGCAATGGAGAGATAAGAACTGATTATAGGACAGGATTGAGGGCGGTGTTTGCGCTTTCAAGAAAGGATAGGCCTATTGACTATTTGGCCAAGGAGGTCATAGACGACAAGGGAAAGGAGTACTGCCCATTTGAGCCTGAAAGATATGACCTCAACCGGACATTTTTCGAGATAGGCAGGCCTTGGAGGGTAAGGGTTATCTACAACAAGTATCCGCTGTTTGAATGCAACGCCCCTTATGCACGTGAGAAATGGGACATATTTGAGAGGTCTACAAATTACGGGTTCAGCTTTGTAATAATAGACTCGAGGGAGCACAAGCTGAGGTTCGAGAATTCCTCGGACCTGCAGACCAACGACCTTGCAAAAGCCGTACTTAACACGGAAAAGAAAATATATGGCCATAATGGTATTGACTTCGTCTACCTTAACAAGAACTTCGGAAGGAAAAGCGGAGGCACCTTGTCGCATTCCCACTGGCAGACTCTAGGCTACATGAGCATGCCAGATACGGTCAGGGCAAGAGTTGACAGGGTATTGGAATTCGAGGATACACACGGATCCTGTCTTATGGAATATGCGGCTAATAGGGAAAGTGAAAGGAAACTGCTTGAAAACAGAACATTGATCGCATTCGCGCCTTTTGCACAGCTTTATACCGGCGAATCGATAGTGATGCCTAAAAGGCATGTGAGCATGCTAAGCGAATTGAGTACAGAGGAGATGGCGGAATTGCTTAAAGCGTGCAAAAAGATAATTGCCGCGAACAACAGGTATTTTGGAGTGCATTCCTACAATATACTTGGATACAGCTTGAAGAAAGAAAAGGAGTTCCATTCATACATGGAGATAGTTCCAAGGGTTTCGGATATAGGGCCAATGCAGATGGCAGGCAATTACGGGAGCAATATAATTCCCGAGGAGTATTCAAAAGGCATAAGGAGCATATTGGGCGAAAGCGAGTGAACCGTAAATGAAAATAGCAATAATGGATCGCTTTGCATTTATTATTTTGAATTTGCTGCCTTTATCCCGAACATGTAAGCGATTGAGCTTGTCACCCACGCAATTGTCAGCCCTACCCCAACCCCTCTAAGGTACATGCTGCTTTCCGAGTATCCTAGCAGGATGAATATCACGCTAAGTACCAGCTCAAACAGTATAAGCACGATGCTTAAGCGCTCCAGCAAGTTCCTTCTCCATTCCGGCATTATTATGCTTTCTCTATTCATGCTCTTACCTTGAGTTTATGATTAAGTGTCACTTGTTATTTTGAGTAGATGCTCTTTGCATGCTTCCATACATCCCATGCAACCGCAAAAGTTATTATCTTGCTCTCAGGTCCTTTAGCGGCATCTTCAATTGTTATACCGTACTTCTCCTTCATATAGTCCAAAAACTCCTTGTCATACTCTCCCATAAGACAACCCTATAGTACATTTGAATGCTATATTTTAATACTGCTTACGCTCTTTTAGTTGCAGTGCTGCATAAGGACAAAGTGTTAGCCTCGCTGTTTCTGCCTTTTCTTTTAAATATCTTGACTTACATATATGATATGGTGCGGTGGTATCATGTTTGACTATGAATATTGGGGGAACAACATATTGCCCA is a genomic window containing:
- a CDS encoding FKBP-type peptidyl-prolyl cis-trans isomerase; the encoded protein is MEDTDTQNVNNVEENKVNTVNDANAPSNAADSQNAQAANQSAAAKPKKKNKGLIVGSIVVVIIIIAVVAAYLLTSSSASTVKSGDLVEVYFKGSFTNGTVFQEGNFNFTAGSNQVISGFSNAVIGMKLHQIKNITLTPQEAYGEVNQSEIVSVPLTDFANQSIKNGTVVTSSTGLSGTVIAVNATDATVNFNPPLAGDTLNFEIEVLKISK
- a CDS encoding asparagine synthetase A, with protein sequence MEESKIVEKLVVTSEVIKHTIDYFNDNGFVQLLPVILGKSTDPLGPDPNSSILKTPEIEYGGQRLYTMNSMILHKQIAIKKLDKIFILSPNIRLEKPERKSSGRHLFEFTQLDFEIRDAKSKDVMALMEGYLVYLSKMLKSDEKAKSAFKELGLEVFDFKPPFKIYSTGELAEKYGEDWEAKMSRSSTQPFWVTDHKREFYEKEDTGRPGHYLNYDLIYPLGFGEALSGGEREHEYPVITRKMGSDRLNMDVYKAYLSEAEKGLYPSAGAGFGVERLTRFLTRSKHVGDVELFRRVPGEEISI
- a CDS encoding Lrp/AsnC family transcriptional regulator → MDGIDDSIISLIDSGTINYSTIAKKLGMPLSTVHFRVRKLEKEKIIEGYKGEVNWKNAGMSVLAFIFVNVDVDLLKKLHKTQQQLLNELTGISYVKEGYIVTGEADIFLKVIAKDTEELGKVLLNSIDAKEGVVKTKTMVVL
- a CDS encoding deoxyribonuclease IV, yielding MAGINQVKQSKYSNLSRKKSGKGKDVDIRLGFHMSVAGSVSNAPLSAGKMGYGDFQFFPSSPRTWKHSPIKDEDISLFKEYTKKFDLMAFAHLPYLFNLASKSREQRSKSIGMLNDNLERCDVLGVRYLVVHLGSHMGSGFKEGRKRISDSLNEGLEKHNAMILFENTAGYRNGMGSSMPEIADISDNVNDRNIGLCLDTCHAFAAGYDLRSEKGVSRLADEIGDFGKRRLKLVHLNDAKYDLGSGLDRHWHLGKGKIGEKGFVNLFENPLFQKGCFVMETPVSSEGDEEYNYNEAVKIIEIAGKNSGKELSCR
- a CDS encoding nucleotidyl transferase AbiEii/AbiGii toxin family protein, giving the protein MDLPILNILKRRSELETARLEDEVMSLLTGITDKMALHGGTAVWRCYNGKRFSTDIDVYIWAEDFKDKFIHAASGIGIDVTKFREKGVTFINVRKDNSEIKIEPRNVEKSALLMPYERVDGSKINILVLSPEDLILEKIDAYNDRRAYKDLYDITVLLNSVKQRNEIDRALQEFIKNIQTPNENVQSYSEFKAVIYAGVVPTYQKMVEFIKRWLM
- a CDS encoding type IV toxin-antitoxin system AbiEi family antitoxin domain-containing protein, producing MRYVKPFLEYFKSFPTFTVNDVKLFLHKNGAGGNYYKIFMHNMVKSGNVFSVSRGRYTLHDDPVIAGFAFSPFYYGMEMALTYYKLWDYMTPISIVTTKRIRNGQIEILGRNASLRRIQKDKFFGYSMVYYKDNLYIPMADIEKTFIDSVYFHSRFNKEVYAAMARKIDKKKLTRYLKLYNNSIEKQVEGLLKAT
- a CDS encoding S66 family peptidase; translated protein: MRIINPKRLMEGDTVAIVSPSSGTAVEFPHIYENGLDNIRKYLKLNVKEYGTARKSSEYLYKHPHERAEDINNAFDDKEVNAIFTSIGGDDSIRILDYLDMKVIRKNPKIFMGFSDSTTLSDYIYYKTGLVTYYGPSVMAGFSQMDKFPKSFLDMFGNIMFEPIENYEYHSFPFRSDGYPEWSKKENVGKINNRHRNDGWHWLQGKGSAKGVLFGGCADVLEFMKGTHFWPKGDFWNDKILFLETSEDKPSADTVKNWIRNYGSQGIIDRIAALLIAIPFGYSTKEKEELESDVHSVLDVEFGRGDMPLVTNMDFGHTDPKFLLPIGTMAEVDPSRKRFRLLEKSVL
- the rsgA gene encoding ribosome small subunit-dependent GTPase A, with the protein product MMDEYDYAESRKSKGKGSNRSRSDHHEKRQGDLNEINVYSPGDAQKLGKIGIVAEMSPTNYRILYNNKFIEGIAEDDSQKGIVSQLVVGDNVIFELNESNPIIKGRTERHSKLARLRTDSSKKSQAGAEEHVIVANIDVAVIVASAIQPAFNPNMVDRYLVISQYGNVAPILCITKTDLAKPPDLSMYKSADLPIVKVSNKTMDGISDLLPYLKGKRCVMIGSSGVGKSSLINSILHKEVLFTDEVSEKSGKGRHTTSSSSLHLLDESTMLIDTPGIRSLGLWELDPESLRLYYPEFAEFAPNCKFSDCTHSHEPGCAVKKAVEEGFISRERYDSYIRLLAKLEYDR